From a region of the Salvelinus alpinus chromosome 2, SLU_Salpinus.1, whole genome shotgun sequence genome:
- the LOC139568626 gene encoding uncharacterized protein, producing MRRHTTYNDEDLRDATRRKGEKVPEDKQHESTIYSFRTQEQDTAATGFQRFLSVLNKGVDINKLSKIVNNVNELPPIQEGHPKTAYRSEYKEAPAQNSQDCLGPQSRALPQDNSHSHIRGERRPDLPHGQLQSLLESIGLDLGVEELGRLSDRTKEKLYGMKRDQERSPLTSDRHSSTRDWDRERDEDTEGDGSKRNGERDRDRDWASSERDRERDGDKSERDRDRRSNTRDRRSGPRDRHSSTRDRDRHSGSRDRDRHSGTRDSNRDRRSSTRDSNRDRRSRTRDSERDRHSDTRDSERDRPSGTSDRGSSTRDRDEDRRSSTMDRDEDRRSSTRDRDEDRRSSTRDRDEDRRSSTRDRDEDRRSSTRDRDEDRRSSTGDRRSSTRDRRSSTRDRRSSTRDRHSSTRDRDRRSSTRDRDRRSSNRDRDRDRRSSNRDRARDRRSSNRDRDRDRRCSTRDWDKESDMNWYRDKSKESSAELNTYSKDPIYPLSHPPNASMMATFSTTQFSLYTSSPYANAFPPGWGYPPGTMPPGLMPPGTMPPGTMPPGAMPPGLMPPSTMPPGLMPPGNMPPGNMPPGFMPPGTMPPGTMPPGNMPPGFMPPGTMPPGLMPPGTMPPGLMPPGFMPPGFMPPGIMPPGIMPPGIMPPSTMPPFPYPPPGYPPYPSAPPNYSNSTAALSQTYAYTQASRNLQLSSTQPASNHQLAYIPLPYNQPTGTLQQLNTKSTGNLLQLMNLQLPNSKPASTRQLTYIQPASNPQVKSTQPGGTRQRTYIQSASNPQVTSTKPASTRQLTYIQTASNPQVTSTQPNSELKFTSTALLTPALKVLTPGPISLSKVQQLKEPSPPRCLHYVKTVVPKGSKRRMRRSRVTRNRLEVRCNKYRKEVLRKRRIYRDLQGKRDGLIARAAAKVAAQLAAKYPRALSEAEAESNVEGEKKTMPEEAIKGKLKKKLEEFNLKMKRKSTQQTPT from the exons ATGAGACGACACACAACATATAATGATGAAGACCTGCGCGATGCTACCAGGAGGAAAGGCGAGAAG GTCCCTGAGGATAAACAACACGAATCCACCATTTACTCATTCAGGACACAGGAGCAGGACACAGCAGCCACAGGCTTCCAGCGCTTCCTCAGTGTCCTCAACAAAGGGGTGGACATCAACAAGCTCTCAAAGATTGTCAACAACGTGAATGAGTTACCCCCTATTCAGGAGGGCCATCCCAAGACTGCCTACAGGAGTGAGTATAAGGAGGCCCCAGCTCAGAACTCTCAGGATTGCTTGGGGCCCCAGAGTAGAGCTCTGCCACAAGACAACAGTCACTCACACATTCGTGGAGAAAGGAGGCCGGATCTCCCACATGGCCAGCTCCAGAGCCTGCTGGAGTCCATCGGGCTAGACCTGGGGGTGGAGGAGTTGGGCCGACTGTCAGACCGGACCAAGGAGAAGCTATACGGAATGAAGAGAGACCAGGAGAGGAGTCCCTTGACGTCAGACAGGCACTCTAGTACTAGAGACTGGGACAGAGAACGAGACGAGGACACAGAGGGGGACGGATCTAagagaaatggagaaagagaCCGGGACAGAGACTGGGCCAGTtctgagagagaccgagagagagacggggacaaATCTGAGAGAGACCGGGACAGGCGTTCTAATACCAGGGACAGGCGCTCTGGTCCCAGGGACAGGCACTCTAGtaccagggacagagacagacactctggttccagagacagggacaggcaCTCGGGTACCAGGGACAGCAACAGGGACAGACGCTCTAGTACCAGGGACAGCAACAGGGACAGGCGCTCTAGAACCAGGGACAGCGAGAGAGATAGGCACTCTGATACcagggacagtgagagagacaggccCTCTGGTACCAGTGACAGGGGCTCTAGTACCAgggacagagacgaggacagacgCTCTAGTACCAtggacagagacgaggacaggcGCTCTAGTACCAgggacagagacgaggacaggcGCTCTAGTACCAgggacagagacgaggacaggcGCTCTAGTACCAgggacagagacgaggacaggcGCTCTAGTACCAgggacagagacgaggacaggcGCTCTAGTACCGGGGACAGGCGCTCTAGTACCAGGGACAGGCGCTCTAGTACCAGGGACAGGCGCTCTAGTACCAGGGACAGGCACTCTAGTACCAGAGACAGGGACAGGCGCTCTAGtaccagggacagggacaggcgcTCTAGTAACAGGGACCGGGACAGGGACAGGCGCTCTAGTAACAGGGACCGAGCCAGGGACAGGCGCTCTAgtaacagggacagagacagggacaggcgCTGTAGTACCAGGGACTGGGACAAAGAAAGTGACATGAATTGGTATAGGGACAAGTCCAAGGAAAGCTCTGCTGAGCTCAACACATACTCTAAGGACCCTATATATCCTCTTTCTCACCCTCCTAATGCATCTATGATGGCAACCTTCTCCACCACCCAGTTCTCTCTGTATACCAGCAGCCCCTACGCCAATGCCTTCCCTCCAGGTTGGGGTTATCCCCCTGGCACCATGCCCCCTGGCCTTATGCCCCCTGGCACCATGCCCCCTGGTACCATGCCCCCTGGTGCCATGCCCCCTGGCCTCATGCCTCCTAGTACCATGCCCCCTGGCCTTATGCCCCCTGGTAACATGCCCCCTGGTAACATGCCCCCTGGCTTTATGCCTCCTGGTACCATGCCTCCTGGTACCATGCCCCCTGGTAACATGCCCCCTGGCTTTATGCCTCCTGGTACCATGCCCCCTGGCCTTATGCCTCCTGGTACCATGCCCCCTGGCCTTATGCCCCCTGGCTTTATGCCCCCTGGCTTTATGCCCCCTGGTATTATGCCACCTGGTATTATGCCCCCTGGTATTATGCCCCCTAGTACCATGCCTCCCTTCCCATACCCCCCCCCTGGGTATCCACCCTACCCCAGCGCCCCACCAAATTACTCTAATAGCACAGCAGCCTTAAGCCAGACATACGCATACACACAGGCTTCTAGAAACCTCCAGCTCTCATCTACTCAGCCTGCCAGTAACCACCAGTTAGCATATATCCCACTCCCATACAACCAGCCCACTGGCACCCTCCAGCAGCTAAACACCAAGTCCACTGGCAACCTGCTCCAGCTCATGAACCTCCAACTCCCAAACAGCAAGCCCGCTAGCACCCGCCAGCTTACATACATCCAGCCAGCTAGCAACCCCCAGGTCAAATCTACCCAGCCTGGTGGGACCCGCCAGCGTACATACATCCAGTCCGCTAGCAACCCCCAGGTCACATCTACCAAGCCCGCTAGCACCCGCCAGCTTACATACATCCAGACTGCTAGCAACCCCCAGGTCACATCTACCCAGCCCAATAGCGAACTCAAGTTCACAAGCACGGCTCTACTGACGCCAGCACTGAAAGTGTTGACCCCAGGCCCCATCTCCTTGAGCAAGGTCCAACAACTGAAGGAGCCGTCACCCCCCCGCTGTCTGCATTACGTTAAGACGGTGGTGCCCAAGGGCAGCAAGCGCCGCATGAGACGGTCAAGAGTCACGAGAAACAGGCTTGAAGTAAGGTGTAATAAATACAGGAAAGAGGTTCTGAGAAAGAGGAGAATATATCGAGATCTCCAAGGGAAGAGAGATGGACTGATTGCAAGAGCTGCGGCGAAAGTGGCCGCTCAGTTGGCTGCAAAGTATCCCAGGGCCCTCTCTGAAGCGGAGGCAGAGAGCAATGTTGAAGGGGAGAAAAAAACAATGCCTGAAGAAGCGATTAAGGGGAAACTAAAGAAGAAG CTTGAAGAGTTCAACCTGAAGATGAAGCGGAAATCGACGCAACAAACACCAACATAA